One window from the genome of Palaemon carinicauda isolate YSFRI2023 chromosome 24, ASM3689809v2, whole genome shotgun sequence encodes:
- the LOC137618206 gene encoding tigger transposable element-derived protein 4-like isoform X1, with protein MDDMQRLTTAACADLERLAAAAATMGYSSDSIPVSAHHLPNTVPSNTLGSSIVPQYADAYDLSRAQQYAVARLSEYQPRTVYDQSRTSHPTTTQQQHIVTPVHAYAVSRTSQYVVDRSNFNQLGSRPQQYGSVATATNSNSAMPTSVQYDVKTVNTAPSGVPVSQAPLIPTSASTSSTSLVTQAMMQYVQDGSGFESTGNVTTQPQEKKKKKEKKSESETKEKKDKSTTEGEASVDDPANVSSESKNTITEIPEPVVVDGRKHYICNLCDLGFLRKYQFRRHLISHTGEKRGALSLETKVEIIRRIQSGEKQVDLAMEYNVGRSTLSFIMKHAEKFLGVWKNGKFHPDSKRLRGAQREDVEEALYEWYKQAMQINAPVTGPILCRKAKDFAVKLGYKEFKATHGWLDRFKHRKNIVLGRGKPNKDKENQEDAEELKGDFTTQVLPSALVEYEANDVFHADEIGLLYRILPNKTATFKGDRCAGGSKSKHRITVLLCTNMTGTEKFPLLVIGKHPKPKCFKNVKSLPVQYLSNPKAWMTMESFLAWLHDLDSWFVQQNRKVLLILPNLPIHPKVPKLNAVRIVTSPASFIGPFKLGVAHSLKRNYRRAVLETLINLIDEENTKKKRRGKHSQLQLNLLSCLHLLAAAWHAVTDVTINNSFQRAGIGKYGIWGMNLIPETNLGTENLELLHKIKSKGFKIPDGVTFDEFVSFDDDVQVCHLMDDEDIIAAVTGADVESSDSEEEVAEVEKAKGGKEKEESTEESTVEPVEEVESGPAMTEVDASLGTLRQHIQYQEGAQEMFRVLAHLEFLIHKGNSKLPVAVASSETAM; from the coding sequence ATGGATGACATGCAGCGACTCACAACTGCAGCCTGTGCAGATCTGGAAAGATTGGCAGCAGCTGCAGCTACAATGGGATACTCTTCTGATTCCATTCCCGTTTCAGCACATCATTTGCCAAATACAGTACCTTCAAATACATTAGGTTCCTCTATTGTTCCTCAGTATGCGGATGCCTATGATTTGTCACGGGCCCAGCAGTATGCTGTGGCAAGACTTAGTGAATATCAGCCTCGTACTGTGTATGATCAATCAAGAACATCTCACCCAACCACAACTCAGCAGCAACATATCGTTACTCCTGTTCATGCTTATGCTGTGTCTAGAACTTCTCAGTATGTGGTAGATAGATCAAATTTTAATCAGTTAGGCAGTAGACCTCAGCAGTATGGCTCAGTAGCTACAGCTACTAACAGTAACAGTGCTATGCCAACTTCCGTGCAATACGATGTGAAAACAGTCAATACTGCTCCATCTGGCGTTCCTGTTTCTCAAGCTCCACTAATTCCAACTTCAGCCTCGACATCATCTACCAGCTTGGTAACTCAAGCCATGATGCAATATGTGCAAGATGGTTCTGGATTCGAGTCCACTGGAAATGTAACAACTCAGCcgcaggaaaagaagaagaaaaaagagaaaaagagtgaAAGTgagacaaaagaaaagaaagacaagTCTACAACTGAAGGAGAGGCATCTGTGGATGATCCAGCAAATGTTTCTAGTGAATCAAAGAATACAATTACAGAAATCCCAGAACCTGTGGTTGTAGATGGGAGGAAGCATTACATCTGCAATTTGTGTGATCTTGGATTTCTTCGAAAGTATCAGTTTAGAAGACACTTAATTTCACACACAGGTGAGAAACGAGGAGCTTTATCCCTCGAGACAAAGGTAGAAATCATTCGGCGTATTCAGTCGGGTGAAAAACAGGTTGATCTGGCAATGGAGTATAATGTTGGAAGGTCAACATTAAGCTTCATAATGAAACATGCAGAAAAATTTCTAGGAGTTTGGAAGAATGGAAAATTTCATCCTGATAGCAAGAGATTACGAGGTGCACAAAGAGAGGATGTGGAGGAAGCTTTGTATGAATGGTACAAACAAGCAATGCAAATTAATGCACCTGTGACTGGGCCCATTCTTTGCCGTAAGGCCAAGGACTTCGCTGTAAAATTAGGATATAAAGAATTCAAAGCTACTCATGGATGGCTTGATCGATTCAAGCATAGAAAAAATATTGTCCTTGGTCGGGGTAAaccaaataaagataaagaaaatcaaGAAGATGCTGAGGAGTTAAAAGGAGACTTTACAACTCAGGTCTTACCTTCTGCATTGGTGGAGTATGAGGCTAATGATGTGTTCCATGCAGATGAAATTGGTTTATTATATCGTATATTGCCTAATAAAACGGCTACATTCAAGGGAGACCGCTGTGCAGGTGGGAGTAAAAGTAAACACAGAATAACAGTTTTGTTGTGCACCAATATGACCGGTACTGAAAAATTTCCATTGTTAGTCATTGGAAAACATCCAAAAccaaaatgttttaaaaatgtaAAATCTCTTCCTGTACAGTATTTGTCAAATCCAAAGGCATGGATGACAATGGAAAGTTTTCTTGCTTGGCTTCATGATTTAGATTCTTGGTTTGTTCAACAGAATAGGAAAGTGTTATTGATATTGCCAAATCTCCCAATTCATCCAAAAGTCCCTAAACTGAATGCTGTTAGAATAGTTACCAGCCCTGCTTCTTTTATTGGGCCCTTTAAACTTGGCGTTGCTCACTCTTTGAAGAGAAACTATCGTAGGGCTGTCCTAGAAACCTTGATAAACCTTATAGATGaggaaaatacaaaaaagaaaaggaGAGGTAAACATTCCCAGCTGCAGTTGAATCTTTTGTCATGTTTGCACCTTCTTGCTGCAGCATGGCATGCAGTTACAGATGTTACAATCAACAACAGCTTTCAGAGAGCAGGTATTGGAAAATATGGTATATGGGGGATGAACTTAATTCCAGAGACTAATTTAGGCACTGAAAACTTAGAACTTCTTCATAAGATAAAATCAAAAGGCTTCAAGATTCCTGATGGAGTCACATTTGATGAATTTGTGTCATTTGATGATGACGTGCAGGTATGTCATTTGATGGATGACGAGGACATTATTGCCGCAGTAACGGGTGCGGATGTAGAATCATCAGATAGTGAAGAGGAAGTAGCTGAGGTAGAAAAAGCAAAAggagggaaagaaaaagaggaatcAACAGAAGAAAGCACTGTAGAACCAGTAGAAGAAGTGGAAAGTGGCCCTGCAATGACAGAAGTAGATGCAAGTTTAGGTACCCTTAGACAGCACATTCAATATCAAGAAGGTGCTCAAGAAATGTTCCGTGTCTTAGCCCATCTGGAATTCCTCATACATAAAGGCAATAGTAAGCTACCTGTTGCTGTTGCATCCTCTGAAACAGCAATGTAA